Part of the Faecalibacterium duncaniae genome, CCCAGCGCAGCTTCTTTTCTGTTTCTTCTATCTCCTGATTGAGTTTTTCCAGTTTTTCATTCATAGGCGGCTGTCCTCCTTCTTGGGAATGAGTACATATATTTTGTTGGGTTCCCCGAAGCCCTGACGCACCCGCAGTATCAGTCCGGCGTCCTCCAATTCATTCAGGGAACGCTTCACGGTCATGGTACTGCGGGCAAGTGCCGCCGCCAGTTCCACGATGGGGAAATGGATAAACAAAATCCCGTTGGCGTCCTCTATGCCGGATACGAAAACAATATCCAACATCCGGGCGTACATGACCTTGGCGGTGCTGCTGATCGGGAGCCGCAGCATGGCTCTCGGCAGCGGCATACAGGGCGGCAGGGTGGTGTCTGCGGTCATAAATTCAACTTCCATTCAATCGGTGTCCTCCTTTACTTTTCGTTTTGAGCGTTTGGAAAGATAATGGGGGCAGTCCACAATGATCGCCCGGAAACTCTGCTTGCAAGTGCGCTGGCATTTCCGGCAAAGGTCGTTGTACATTACCCGCCCCCGTTCATTGAGGAAGAAGGACAGTTCCAACTGCCTCTTTTTCGGCATTCTCGGCATAGTTCCTCCTTAAACAAAAATCCGCCCATTTCAGCCGTAACAGCCGCAATAGACGGATAGCAGATTTTAGTGTCGTGTTTCGGGGCGATTTTCAGGGAAAAAGCGGCCATAGAACCGCCCGGAAATCCCCCGAAGTATTACGGATAGGGCAGACTACGCCCTATCGGATTGTTGTGTTTCGGTATCAATTCGGTGTTCATTTTCGCCGGTTCTCCCTGATGTCGTTCCTGCCCCTGGCTCTCACAACGGCGTTTCGCTCCCTTTGGTACGCTCGTTGTGGTCAGGGTTCCTCCATTTCCCTTCCGCAAGTCGTTGCGCTACATCGCCGGGGAGCATATCCCATACAGGCCGGTCATTCGATTGGAATAATCCATCGATGAACTACCTGTATCATAGAACATTTTTGTTCCCTGTGCCGTATATCCACAAAGTAGGATTTCGGGGCGAAAAACGGAAATTTCCACGATTATGGAAAGTATGGTATAATCCAGTTAGCGGCAGGAAAACAGCCGCCGGAAAGGAGTGAGCGCCCTATGCTGAGGGCAACTACCATACAGGAACGCCTTTGGGAGTTACGCAAAGATAAGGGCTTAAATCTGGAAGAACTGGCGCAGCAAACCGGCATTTCAAAGTCAGCCCTCGCCAGCTATGAAGCCAACGACAATAAGGAAATCAACCACGGCAATCTTATCACGCTGGCCGACTTCTATGAGGTATCTCTTGATTACCTGTTCTGCCGGACAGAAAACCGGGAGCAGATAAACACGCCCCTGATGGAACTGCACCTGAATGATGAAATGGTGGCGCTGCTAAAGAGTGGCCGTATCAATAACCGGCTCCTGTGTGAGATTGCTACCAATGATAAATTTGAGCAGCTTATGACCGACACGGAGATATACATAGACGGCCATGCAACCTCCACCTTTCGCACCCTTTATGAGTCTTTGGAAGAACAGCGGCAGACCATCATCCAGAAATACAAGCAGGCGGAAGATGATTTCTATTCAAAGACTATCCTTGCCGCAGAGGTAAAGGAAGAAGATTTCTTCTGTCATGTGACGCACAAAACATGGGACGCCATTCTCCATGACATACGGAAAGCCCATGAGCATGACATTGACAGTACGCCGGATTACTCTGCCGCAAAGAAAGTGGCGATGGATATTCGGAAAGCCATTCAATCCTCCGGGGATTATCTCGGAAAGGTGTGGGCGGTCATTTTCAATATGCTCGGCGTTGATTTCTACAAGCTGCCGCCGGATGAACAGAAGATATTGAAAAAGATATTGTCAAAAGCGCCGAACATTAAAAACAGCCCCTTCAACTTCCGGCGCAAGAGAAAATGAAAACTGCCGTTGTGGGAATGGGTGTTCCTGCAACGGCAGCTTTGGCTTTCTTTATTCAGTTTTTCAGCTTATCGGTCAAACTTATTATTTCACATAGATTTCTGAAATGGTATCTTCCACACCATTGATCTGCAATCTTACATGGATTTTCCCGTTTTCAAATTCACTCAAAGAATACTCTAAGGGGTCGGAAAGATTTGTGACATCAAAGGATTTTGATACATCACCCTGCACCAGCCACAAAGTAAGTGATGCTCCATCAGGCACCGTTTCGCAAGAAATATCAGCGTGAAGCATTTGAGTTTCTGCGTCATCTACCATCATGTTTTGTTCTTTCACAAATCCATCACTGGCACTTCTAAAATCCAACTTCCAAACACCATTCAGATAAGTGTCATAATTCATGCTGATTGTTCCCAAATTCCAAACTCGGTCGTTCGATGTAACATCCGTATTTACACCATTTCCGGTAGCAGCACTGACAATAAACCCTGTCAGGCAGACCAACATAAGCACCATACTGATAATACCGGCAACAATAAATTTTAAGTGGTGGGTTTCCTGTTTAACCATAACGCCATTATTCTCCTTGTTTTCAATATGCGTTCCGCATTCTTCACAATATTTTGCTTTCAATGAAATTCGATGCCCGCAGGCAGGACACGTTGCTTTTATCTCTGAACGGCGCAGAAAATAAATCAGCAAGCCAATAAAAGGAGTTGCGATAAAAACTACAATCGCCCACAATACCGGGTCGTCGCCCCGCTTTTTACAATCCTGATATACCCATGCTGCAAAGAAGCCACAAGTACATAGGGCGAAAAGAATAAAGCAAAGAAGCAGAATGGGAAGCAGCATGGAAAGGCCGCTAAAGCCATCGCTTTTCAGAAAATACAGTCCAAACCGCAGGAAAATTAACAGTAGAATAACTGGAATGCCGATATAAAGCGGAAGTTTGTTCTTTTTTGTATGATTCACGCTAATGCACCTCTTTTCTCAACACGGATTGTTATATCCTCTTTCATATTTGTCCTTTTAACACCAACGATGGTAAGCAAAACGCCTGCCAGTCCAATGTAGAAACAGATACCAGCAGCAAAGTAAGATAAATAAGTATTGCTGATTACTATTAGTGCTACACCTGCCAGCATAATAAATGTAACTAAGTTCAAAATCATCGGCAAATACCAAAGAGAAAAACCGCGTGTGGCGGGTTGCTTTCGCATTGCCGTTTCCTTTTGATACAATGTCGCTTTCAGTTTGTTGTTCAACTCCGGGTCTGGTTCGTCAGCCAGTTTCATAGAAGCCCGGATGATTTCATCAATTTCTGTATTGAAAAGGTCATTTTTCATATCCCGCTTCCTCCAATCTTTTCTTAATCAGACTTCTTCCCTTAAACAATCGGCTTTTTACCGTTCCGGGCGGTTTCTTAATGATTGTTGATATTTGCTCTACGGAACAATTAGAAAGATAAAACAGTGTCAGCGGTATTCGGATTTTTTCTGGTAGGGTTTCAATAATCCGATTAACTTCTGAAATCAATTCTTTCTGCAAGTAGCTTTCTTCAATACTTTCGTCGGAATGTAAGACTGCTTCTGCTTCATCATCCAAATTACTACATGGAGCAATCATATTTCGGCGGGCCTGCTTTCGTCTATCGCTTTTCCAAAGATTGTGCGTCAAGGAAAAAAACAGTGCTTTGGGATTTTGCCCCCAGTCAAGTGTCCATTCCATTTCTAACGCTTTTAGAAAAGTCTGTTGATACAAGTCCTCTGCTTCTGATTTGTCCATACAGAGTTTCAGGCAAAATCTATATATATCTGTACCGAACTCATCAATACATTTCTCGATTTCTCTTGCGTCCAATGTTTCACCTCCATTGCCCGTTCACCCTATATTCGCCATGACTTTGTATGCGGTTCACTTTTTTCAAAAAATTTTTTTTACAGGTAAAATGCCGGGGCGAAGTAGGTAGTTTCACTCCCGGCATTAAAAGAAAACTTTTCTTATGGTGTTTTGTGAAAGATAGCAATAGCTATTATTCATCGTCCTTCTCTAATTCGATTACATCTAAGATACCACAATTCAGGGCTTCGCAGATACGAACCAGCGTTTCCATGCTGATGTTTTTGCCTTTACCCATATTGGCTATCATATTTGTGGTAAGACCTGCGGCAATCCGCAAGTCCTCTTTCCTCATATTGCGCTCAACCAACGTATGCCAGAGGGGTTTATAGCTTATGTGCATTTATCCTCCTGCCTTCCTCCCGGTTCCGGGGTTCCTGTTCCCATTATAACAAAGTTCTTGCTATTCCACAAACATTTCTTGACACAATCGCCGGTTCCGTCTGGATTGTGCTTTTCCTTTCTTTTCTTGATTACATCTACTTAGCCATAAGCTGCTTAATGCCCTGTGATTTTGCTTATGTGTGATAAAGAAGTAATAGAAGTGTAAAAAATTTTGCCTTTCCTATCCGATACTTGTCTTTGGTATCGGATAGGGCGGGCGGTCATTCGGGCAAGTCCACCTTGCCGACGAAAGAATAGTAAATCTCAATATCCTGTCTGCGTGTGCCGTTTTCATCGTAGCTGCACTCATGCACAACGATTTTCTCTACAAATTCACGCAAGAGGGTGTGGGTCAGTTCTTCAAAGTTCATGTGCTTGCGGACAATGTTCATAAACTTTTCTGCGTTTACGGTAGCTTCCTGTGCTTTGGAAAGCTCCGCCTGTATTCTGGCAACACGCTCTTTCAATTCCTGCTGTTCGGCTTCATAGTCTGCCGAAAGCTCCGTGAAACGCTCGTCAGAAATGCGACCGCTTACGCTGTCCTCATACAGCCGCTTGAAAATAGCGGAAAGTTCACCGATACGCTTTTCGGCAGCTTCCAGTTCCTTTTTCTTGGCGGCGTTCCGGCGTTTGCCGCCGTCCTCGTTCTGCTCGATCAGCAGCTTCATAAACCGGGCTTCATGCTTTGCCGCATAGCTCGTCACTTTCCGTAGATTGGAGAGAACGCCCGCAGTCAAAAGGTCGGTGCGGATAAAATGTGCGGTGCAGTCATGGGTGCGCTTCTTGTAGTTCCCGCAGATATAGCAGTCCTGTTTCCGCTTATCGGTCTGGTAACGCTGCTGATACATGACGCTGCCGCAGTCCGCGCAAAAGAGCATACCAGAGAACAAGCCCACTTCATCATAGCGGTTCGGACGCTTGCGCTGTTTGCGTAATTCCTGCACACGCTCCCATGTCTGGGTGTCGATGATAGGCTCATGGTGGTTCTCGAAAATTGCCTGTTTCTCAATGGGATTTTCTATGCTGTGCTTGGTCTTGTAGGACGGTTTCTCCGTCTTGAAGTTCACCAAACAGCCCATGTACTCCCGGTTTTCAAGGATATGCACCACGGTATTTGTCGCCCATTTGCACTCATAGCCGGGGTGATAGCGGCGTGTGCTGCCCGTCCTGCGGTATTCCAGCGTTCCCGGCGTTGGGATTTCCTGCTCGGTCAGCATACGGGCTATCTTGGTCGGACCGTTCCCGGCAAGGCACAGACGGTATATCTGCTTGACTACGGGTGCGGCTTCCTCGTCAATGATGAAATTTTCGTCCTCGTCCATGAGGTAGCCGTACACGGGTTTGCTCGTAACAGGCTTGCCGCTCATGCCTTTTGACCGTTTTACGGCTTTGATTTTCTTGCTCGTATCTCTCACCAGCCATTCGTTGAAAATGTTCCGCAAAGGGGCAAAATCATTGTCGCCCTGTGCGCTGTCCACTCCATCGTTTATGGCGATAAAGCGGACGCCTTTTTGTGGGAAAATCATCTCGGTATACATTCCCACCTGCAGGTAGTTTCGCCCTAACCGTGACATATCCTTTACGATAACAGTAGCCACTTTCCCGGCTTCAATATCCGCAAGCATGGATTGAAAGCCCGGTCTTTGGAAGTTCGCACCAGAATAACCATCGTCCGTGTACCAGCGCAGATTGGAAAAACCGTTCTGCTTTGCGTAGGTTTCAAGAATACGCTTCTGGTTGGAAATGGAATTGCTTTCGCCTTGCAGCTCGTCCTCATGGGATAGTCTTGGATAAAGGGCAGTGATTTTCTGGGTGGTCTGTCTTAACATAAAATCCTCCGTTTCCGACAGCCAGCCCCACTATTCCGTATTTCGATTATACCACATGGGGCGGCTGTCTGTATAGCGGCTTCTGCTTCTTTACCGCCTGTCAAAATGACGATTTTTTACTGTGCGGCTTGT contains:
- a CDS encoding helix-turn-helix domain-containing protein, which translates into the protein MLRATTIQERLWELRKDKGLNLEELAQQTGISKSALASYEANDNKEINHGNLITLADFYEVSLDYLFCRTENREQINTPLMELHLNDEMVALLKSGRINNRLLCEIATNDKFEQLMTDTEIYIDGHATSTFRTLYESLEEQRQTIIQKYKQAEDDFYSKTILAAEVKEEDFFCHVTHKTWDAILHDIRKAHEHDIDSTPDYSAAKKVAMDIRKAIQSSGDYLGKVWAVIFNMLGVDFYKLPPDEQKILKKILSKAPNIKNSPFNFRRKRK
- a CDS encoding RNA polymerase sigma factor, whose translation is MDAREIEKCIDEFGTDIYRFCLKLCMDKSEAEDLYQQTFLKALEMEWTLDWGQNPKALFFSLTHNLWKSDRRKQARRNMIAPCSNLDDEAEAVLHSDESIEESYLQKELISEVNRIIETLPEKIRIPLTLFYLSNCSVEQISTIIKKPPGTVKSRLFKGRSLIKKRLEEAGYEK
- a CDS encoding DeoR family transcriptional regulator: MEVEFMTADTTLPPCMPLPRAMLRLPISSTAKVMYARMLDIVFVSGIEDANGILFIHFPIVELAAALARSTMTVKRSLNELEDAGLILRVRQGFGEPNKIYVLIPKKEDSRL
- a CDS encoding zinc ribbon domain-containing protein; this translates as MNHTKKNKLPLYIGIPVILLLIFLRFGLYFLKSDGFSGLSMLLPILLLCFILFALCTCGFFAAWVYQDCKKRGDDPVLWAIVVFIATPFIGLLIYFLRRSEIKATCPACGHRISLKAKYCEECGTHIENKENNGVMVKQETHHLKFIVAGIISMVLMLVCLTGFIVSAATGNGVNTDVTSNDRVWNLGTISMNYDTYLNGVWKLDFRSASDGFVKEQNMMVDDAETQMLHADISCETVPDGASLTLWLVQGDVSKSFDVTNLSDPLEYSLSEFENGKIHVRLQINGVEDTISEIYVK
- a CDS encoding recombinase family protein, with translation MLRQTTQKITALYPRLSHEDELQGESNSISNQKRILETYAKQNGFSNLRWYTDDGYSGANFQRPGFQSMLADIEAGKVATVIVKDMSRLGRNYLQVGMYTEMIFPQKGVRFIAINDGVDSAQGDNDFAPLRNIFNEWLVRDTSKKIKAVKRSKGMSGKPVTSKPVYGYLMDEDENFIIDEEAAPVVKQIYRLCLAGNGPTKIARMLTEQEIPTPGTLEYRRTGSTRRYHPGYECKWATNTVVHILENREYMGCLVNFKTEKPSYKTKHSIENPIEKQAIFENHHEPIIDTQTWERVQELRKQRKRPNRYDEVGLFSGMLFCADCGSVMYQQRYQTDKRKQDCYICGNYKKRTHDCTAHFIRTDLLTAGVLSNLRKVTSYAAKHEARFMKLLIEQNEDGGKRRNAAKKKELEAAEKRIGELSAIFKRLYEDSVSGRISDERFTELSADYEAEQQELKERVARIQAELSKAQEATVNAEKFMNIVRKHMNFEELTHTLLREFVEKIVVHECSYDENGTRRQDIEIYYSFVGKVDLPE